One Yersinia kristensenii DNA segment encodes these proteins:
- a CDS encoding reverse transcriptase domain-containing protein — translation MSLRTRRNVYQRAIRKNLVYTRLVDDITVSSQINGYDFTQILSHIENMLSTHDLPVNKRKTKIFHCSSEPIKIHGLRVDYNSPRT, via the coding sequence ATGTCTTTACGCACAAGAAGGAATGTTTATCAAAGAGCCATAAGAAAAAATCTTGTATACACCCGTTTAGTTGATGATATTACTGTATCATCACAAATTAATGGTTATGATTTTACGCAAATATTAAGTCATATTGAAAATATGCTTTCCACTCATGATTTACCTGTAAATAAACGTAAGACTAAAATATTTCACTGTTCATCAGAGCCGATAAAAATACATGGGTTACGAGTGGATTACAATTCCCCACGTACCTAG
- a CDS encoding reverse transcriptase domain-containing protein codes for MNGIAALPEDEKYVRKELPKADGSKRVVYSLHPKMRLLQSRINKRIFKELVIFPPFLFGSVPGKNDGANSNIKRDYVSCAKAHCGAKTVLKVDISNFFDNIHKDLVRDVFNNVLNIRDEALEYVTNLCCKGDFVVQGALTSSYIATLCLYAQEGMFIKEP; via the coding sequence TTGAATGGAATTGCAGCACTACCGGAAGATGAAAAATACGTAAGAAAAGAACTTCCAAAAGCAGATGGAAGTAAAAGAGTAGTCTACTCCCTTCATCCAAAGATGAGATTGTTACAATCTCGAATTAACAAGAGAATTTTCAAAGAATTAGTGATTTTCCCTCCGTTTCTTTTTGGTTCTGTACCTGGTAAAAATGATGGTGCAAATTCCAATATCAAACGCGATTATGTATCCTGTGCAAAGGCTCATTGTGGAGCAAAAACAGTTTTAAAAGTAGATATAAGTAATTTCTTTGATAATATTCATAAGGATTTGGTTCGTGATGTATTTAACAATGTGTTGAATATTCGAGACGAAGCTTTGGAATATGTCACAAATTTATGTTGTAAGGGTGACTTTGTAGTTCAGGGAGCATTAACATCAAGTTATATAGCAACTCTATGTCTTTACGCACAAGAAGGAATGTTTATCAAAGAGCCATAA